From the Shewanella amazonensis SB2B genome, one window contains:
- a CDS encoding formate dehydrogenase subunit alpha, with protein sequence MRLTRTSTEARQAEKPSLGMNRRQFLKSAGFATGGIAAASMLGTGMMRRAEAKDVPHNAPTEVKRTICSHCSVGCGIYAEVQNGVWTGQEPAFDHPFNQGGHCAKGASLREHGHGEKRLKYPMKLEGGKWKKLSWDQAINEIGDKMLSIREQSGPDSVYFMGSAKFSNEQSYLYRKLAAMWGTNNVDHSARICHSTTVAGVANTWGYGAQTNSFNDMRNSKCMMFIGSNPTEAHPVAMQHVLTGKERGAKIIVVDPRFTRTAAKSDEYVHIRPGTDIPFIYGLLWHIFENSWHDEAFIKSRVYGMERIQDEVKRWTPEEVENVVGVSKAQMYRVAKMMAEHKPGTIVWCMGGTQHHVGNANTRAYCILQLALGNMGVSGGGTNIFRGHDNVQGATDFGLLFDNLPGYYGLTSGAWAHWSNVWDLDPAWVSGRFDQGEYLGKQPQTTAGIPCSRWHDGVLEDKTKIAQKDNIRLAFFWGQSVNTETRGREVREALNKMDTVVVVDPFPTMAGVMHQRTDGVYLLPAATQFETYGSVTASNRSLQWRDKVIEPLFESLPDHVIMYKLAKKWGVEKEFCKHIQVNGDEPLVEDVTREFNRGMWTIGYTGQSPERLKMHQQNWGTFDVNSLEAPGGPAKGETYGLPWPCWGTAEMKHPGTQILYRTDREVRFGGGNFRARFGVEHEGNNLLAEGTYSKGAEIQDGYPEFTADMLKQLGWWDDLTEEEKKYAEGKNWKTDVSGGIQRVAIKHGCIPYGNAKARCIVWNFPDDIPLHREPLYTPRRDLVAKYPTYDDRMVHRLPTLYKSIQEKDFSKDFPLALTSGRLVEYEGGGEETRSNPWLAELQQEMFIEINPGDAADRGIRDGDDVKVHGPEGAVITVKAMVTPRVIAGECFMPYHFAGIFEGESLVKNYPEGTVPYVQGESANTVLTYGYDPVTQMQETKSSLCQITKA encoded by the coding sequence ATGCGATTGACACGCACCTCCACCGAGGCCCGTCAGGCAGAAAAGCCCAGCCTCGGCATGAATCGCCGTCAGTTCCTCAAGTCAGCCGGTTTTGCCACCGGTGGTATCGCCGCTGCCTCCATGCTGGGTACCGGCATGATGCGCCGCGCCGAAGCCAAAGACGTGCCACACAATGCCCCAACCGAAGTGAAGCGTACCATCTGCTCTCACTGCTCTGTGGGTTGCGGTATCTACGCCGAAGTACAAAATGGCGTGTGGACTGGTCAGGAACCGGCTTTCGACCACCCCTTCAACCAGGGCGGCCACTGTGCCAAGGGTGCCTCTCTGCGTGAACACGGCCACGGTGAAAAGCGCCTCAAGTACCCAATGAAACTTGAAGGCGGTAAGTGGAAGAAACTCAGCTGGGATCAGGCCATCAACGAGATTGGCGACAAGATGCTCAGCATCCGCGAACAATCCGGTCCCGATTCCGTGTATTTCATGGGTTCGGCCAAGTTCTCCAACGAACAATCTTATCTGTACCGCAAACTCGCGGCCATGTGGGGCACCAACAACGTCGACCACTCGGCCCGTATTTGTCACTCTACCACTGTAGCCGGTGTGGCCAACACCTGGGGTTATGGTGCGCAAACCAACTCCTTCAACGACATGCGCAACTCCAAGTGCATGATGTTTATCGGCTCCAACCCAACCGAAGCGCACCCCGTTGCCATGCAGCACGTGCTCACAGGTAAAGAGCGCGGCGCCAAAATCATTGTGGTTGACCCACGTTTCACCCGTACTGCGGCTAAATCCGACGAGTACGTGCATATCCGTCCCGGTACCGATATCCCCTTCATCTACGGTCTGCTGTGGCATATCTTCGAAAACAGCTGGCACGATGAGGCCTTTATCAAGTCCCGTGTATACGGTATGGAACGTATTCAGGACGAAGTGAAGCGCTGGACGCCGGAAGAAGTGGAAAACGTGGTGGGTGTCTCCAAGGCACAAATGTACCGCGTGGCCAAGATGATGGCCGAACACAAGCCAGGCACCATCGTTTGGTGTATGGGTGGTACCCAGCACCACGTAGGTAATGCCAACACCCGCGCTTACTGTATTCTGCAGTTGGCTCTGGGCAACATGGGCGTGTCCGGTGGCGGTACCAACATTTTCCGTGGCCACGATAACGTACAGGGCGCCACCGACTTTGGTCTGCTGTTCGACAACCTGCCAGGTTACTATGGTCTGACTTCCGGTGCCTGGGCGCACTGGAGCAACGTATGGGATCTGGATCCTGCCTGGGTATCCGGCCGCTTCGATCAGGGCGAGTACCTCGGCAAGCAGCCACAAACCACCGCTGGTATTCCTTGTTCCCGCTGGCACGATGGTGTGCTGGAAGACAAGACCAAGATTGCCCAGAAAGACAACATTCGTCTGGCATTCTTCTGGGGCCAGTCAGTCAACACCGAAACCCGTGGCCGTGAAGTGCGTGAAGCACTGAACAAGATGGACACAGTGGTCGTAGTTGACCCCTTCCCAACCATGGCCGGTGTTATGCACCAGCGCACTGACGGTGTGTACCTGCTGCCTGCCGCCACCCAGTTCGAGACCTATGGTTCGGTAACTGCCTCCAACCGTTCGCTGCAGTGGCGCGATAAGGTCATTGAGCCGCTGTTCGAATCACTGCCTGACCACGTGATCATGTACAAACTGGCCAAGAAGTGGGGCGTGGAAAAAGAATTCTGTAAGCACATCCAGGTCAACGGTGACGAGCCGCTGGTGGAAGATGTGACCCGCGAATTCAACCGCGGCATGTGGACCATCGGTTACACAGGCCAGAGCCCTGAGCGTCTGAAGATGCACCAGCAAAACTGGGGCACCTTCGATGTGAACAGCCTCGAAGCACCCGGTGGCCCAGCCAAGGGTGAGACCTATGGTCTGCCATGGCCATGTTGGGGTACAGCCGAGATGAAGCATCCCGGTACCCAAATCCTTTACCGTACCGACCGTGAAGTGCGTTTCGGTGGTGGTAACTTCCGTGCCCGCTTCGGTGTGGAGCATGAAGGTAACAACCTTCTGGCGGAAGGCACCTACTCCAAGGGCGCTGAAATTCAGGACGGTTACCCCGAGTTTACCGCTGACATGCTCAAGCAGCTCGGCTGGTGGGATGACCTGACCGAAGAAGAGAAGAAATACGCCGAAGGCAAGAACTGGAAGACCGACGTATCCGGCGGTATCCAGCGCGTTGCCATCAAGCACGGTTGTATTCCTTACGGTAACGCCAAGGCCCGTTGTATCGTGTGGAACTTCCCGGACGATATCCCGCTGCACCGTGAGCCGCTGTACACCCCACGTCGTGATTTGGTGGCCAAGTATCCAACCTACGACGACCGCATGGTTCACCGTCTGCCAACCCTGTACAAGTCAATCCAGGAGAAGGACTTCTCCAAGGACTTCCCTCTGGCATTGACCTCTGGCCGCTTGGTGGAATACGAAGGTGGTGGTGAAGAAACCCGCTCCAACCCATGGCTGGCAGAGCTGCAGCAGGAGATGTTTATCGAAATCAACCCGGGGGATGCCGCTGACCGTGGTATCCGCGATGGTGACGACGTGAAAGTTCATGGCCCAGAAGGCGCTGTGATCACCGTTAAAGCCATGGTGACCCCAAGGGTGATTGCCGGTGAATGCTTTATGCCATATCACTTTGCGGGCATCTTTGAAGGTGAGAGCTTGGTTAAGAATTACCCTGAAGGCACAGTGCCTTACGTACAGGGTGAATCTGCCAACACAGTACTGACCTATGGTTATGACCCTGTGACCCAGATGCAGGAAACCAAGTCCAGTCTGTGCCAAATCACTAAAGCCTGA
- a CDS encoding 4Fe-4S binding protein: MIETTRRARHADIRSQVLAQTRILGNLIPPTVSYSTEGHVLILGAEDLARLAAGKLSAMASLVILATDDISSQDEAHLERVMNAAPDVESYYNKLVSIKGFLGQFQATVEQNGTQAQLSTVAIRRPHFDIVLDLSIEPAIQLELLPPGYFHVGQDEAKLADAVAQIPDLVGQFDKPRYVKVNADLCAHNRNGLNGCNRCLNFCPADAIQSVEKKIEIDPYLCHGAGSCTNACPTGAISYDLPNPQALHSFLNKLVSRFRDEALEAPVILFHDQNQGAALINDTLPGEVLPVALEEITVASMDHWLAALAWGAREVLVLNTQATAPTLTTMLKGEIALACRILAEMGQPERVRLIDEAELAALTPALDISLDWPVTVPAAFGGGSKRDTLYAAIDHLNSQAADINSILPMGNIPFGKVTVATDNCTLCMSCVAICPTAALKDGGDEPKLLFTEQNCVQCGLCEAACPEKVISLVPQVNFDAPSRQAARVLKEEKPFECVRCGAPFATQSMVHRMLDMVGMHSAFSANIERLKMCGDCRVKDMFEDILQDPEKQLR, encoded by the coding sequence ATGATAGAGACAACACGCAGGGCCAGACACGCGGATATCCGCAGTCAGGTATTGGCACAAACCCGGATCCTCGGGAACCTGATCCCACCCACGGTGAGTTATTCCACCGAGGGACATGTCCTTATTCTCGGCGCAGAGGACTTGGCCCGTCTGGCCGCAGGCAAGCTGTCTGCCATGGCGAGCCTGGTGATTCTGGCCACCGACGATATTTCCAGTCAGGATGAAGCGCACCTCGAGCGGGTGATGAATGCCGCCCCCGATGTCGAGAGTTATTACAACAAGCTGGTGTCCATCAAGGGCTTTCTTGGTCAGTTTCAGGCTACGGTGGAGCAAAATGGCACCCAGGCCCAGTTGTCTACCGTGGCGATTCGCCGCCCCCATTTCGACATAGTGCTTGATCTGTCCATTGAGCCTGCCATTCAGCTGGAACTGCTGCCACCCGGCTATTTTCATGTTGGGCAGGACGAAGCCAAACTGGCTGATGCGGTGGCGCAAATTCCCGATTTGGTCGGCCAGTTCGACAAACCCCGCTATGTGAAGGTGAATGCCGACCTGTGCGCCCACAACCGCAATGGGCTCAATGGTTGCAACCGCTGCCTCAATTTCTGCCCCGCTGATGCCATTCAGAGCGTGGAAAAGAAAATCGAAATCGACCCTTACCTGTGTCACGGTGCCGGAAGCTGTACCAATGCCTGTCCAACGGGTGCCATCAGTTACGATTTGCCAAACCCTCAGGCGTTGCACAGTTTCCTCAACAAACTGGTTTCCCGTTTTCGCGATGAGGCCCTCGAAGCGCCGGTGATCCTGTTCCACGACCAGAATCAGGGCGCAGCGCTCATCAATGACACCTTGCCAGGAGAGGTTCTGCCGGTAGCACTGGAAGAAATCACCGTGGCGTCAATGGACCATTGGCTGGCGGCTCTGGCGTGGGGTGCCCGCGAAGTCTTGGTGCTCAATACCCAGGCCACAGCGCCCACCCTCACCACCATGCTCAAGGGCGAAATTGCACTGGCCTGTCGTATTTTGGCCGAAATGGGTCAGCCAGAGCGCGTGCGTTTGATTGACGAGGCTGAGCTGGCTGCGCTGACGCCTGCACTGGATATCAGTCTGGATTGGCCGGTGACGGTTCCAGCCGCCTTTGGCGGTGGCAGCAAGCGCGACACCCTGTATGCCGCGATTGATCACCTCAACAGTCAGGCTGCCGATATCAACAGCATTCTGCCCATGGGCAACATCCCCTTCGGTAAGGTCACCGTCGCCACCGATAACTGCACCCTGTGTATGTCCTGTGTGGCTATTTGTCCCACAGCCGCCCTCAAGGACGGCGGAGATGAACCCAAGCTGCTGTTTACCGAACAAAACTGTGTGCAGTGTGGCCTCTGTGAAGCTGCGTGCCCCGAGAAGGTTATCAGCCTGGTGCCCCAGGTGAATTTTGATGCTCCCAGCCGTCAGGCGGCGCGGGTACTCAAGGAAGAAAAACCCTTTGAGTGTGTGCGCTGCGGCGCGCCCTTTGCGACCCAATCCATGGTGCACCGGATGCTGGATATGGTCGGCATGCACTCGGCATTTTCCGCCAACATCGAACGACTCAAGATGTGTGGCGATTGCCGCGTGAAAGACATGTTTGAAGACATCCTTCAAGATCCGGAAAAGCAACTGAGATAA
- a CDS encoding DUF3305 domain-containing protein — protein MQHTQSVWPMYVSLKKVEKQVGRWTSTTWELDSVIPASQARDAEGQLVLLELYLDERASYRLNLDMNNPMLYIVCDELADGTWVPASISADQNVAAGCLEGDTPVLNMAMPEAVACWIEAFITRHGEVEISAHRRKHVNRRKELAEANARRS, from the coding sequence ATGCAACACACCCAAAGCGTTTGGCCCATGTATGTGTCGCTCAAAAAAGTTGAAAAACAGGTGGGTCGATGGACCTCCACCACCTGGGAACTGGATTCAGTCATCCCTGCCAGTCAGGCACGCGACGCAGAAGGGCAGTTGGTTCTGCTCGAGCTGTATCTGGACGAGCGCGCGAGTTATCGCCTGAATCTGGATATGAATAACCCCATGCTTTACATCGTTTGTGACGAGCTTGCCGACGGTACCTGGGTGCCAGCCAGTATCAGTGCCGATCAAAACGTGGCAGCCGGGTGTCTGGAAGGCGATACCCCGGTGCTGAACATGGCCATGCCCGAAGCTGTGGCCTGCTGGATTGAAGCCTTTATCACCCGTCACGGTGAAGTGGAAATCAGCGCCCACCGCCGCAAACACGTTAACCGCCGTAAGGAACTGGCTGAAGCAAACGCCAGGAGGTCTTGA
- a CDS encoding helix-turn-helix transcriptional regulator has protein sequence MTDEVQLVYMSAKQVAEYLDLNEKKVYAMANDRILPATKVTGKWLFPKVLIDRWVMDSCHSGMLTDRLIITGSDDPLLSMLVARLMGKVGSRELVSYSATGSRLGLELLAKGYADVCTLHWGSFDERNIRHTGLLKGYQNHQQWILVHGYKRAQGLIVRPEMHHRVQDQTELFTQPLRWVRRQNGAGSQQHLEHWLMTRGIAASELDVRFTALSERELAGYIAREDADIGFGCQAVARESGLAFVPLLTESFDFVMSQGIYFRRQLQQLLGMLTAPDTRQVAAMLGGYDLSGSGQLLWSQGQ, from the coding sequence ATGACCGACGAAGTGCAGCTGGTGTATATGAGCGCCAAACAGGTGGCCGAATATTTGGACCTCAATGAGAAAAAGGTCTACGCCATGGCCAATGACCGTATCTTGCCCGCCACCAAGGTAACAGGCAAGTGGTTGTTTCCAAAAGTGCTTATTGACAGATGGGTAATGGACTCCTGCCATAGCGGCATGCTCACCGATCGCCTGATTATCACCGGCAGCGATGATCCCCTGTTGTCGATGCTGGTAGCCAGACTCATGGGAAAAGTAGGCAGTCGCGAACTGGTGAGTTACAGCGCCACTGGTTCACGTCTGGGACTGGAACTGCTCGCCAAGGGTTATGCCGATGTCTGTACCCTGCACTGGGGTAGCTTTGATGAGCGCAACATCCGCCATACCGGGCTGCTAAAAGGCTATCAAAACCACCAGCAATGGATACTGGTCCACGGCTACAAGCGCGCTCAGGGGCTGATAGTGAGGCCGGAGATGCATCACAGGGTGCAGGATCAGACAGAACTCTTTACCCAGCCGCTGCGTTGGGTAAGACGCCAGAATGGTGCAGGCAGCCAGCAGCATCTGGAGCATTGGTTGATGACAAGGGGCATAGCCGCATCTGAGCTGGACGTGCGTTTTACGGCGTTGAGTGAACGGGAGCTGGCGGGCTATATAGCCCGTGAAGACGCCGATATTGGCTTTGGCTGTCAGGCGGTGGCCAGAGAGAGTGGCCTGGCCTTCGTGCCACTGCTGACCGAGTCCTTTGATTTTGTGATGTCGCAGGGCATCTATTTCCGCCGCCAGTTACAACAACTGCTGGGCATGCTGACCGCCCCCGACACCCGCCAGGTAGCGGCCATGTTGGGCGGTTACGACTTAAGTGGCTCCGGGCAGCTGCTCTGGTCCCAGGGACAGTAA
- a CDS encoding formate dehydrogenase accessory sulfurtransferase FdhD: MTAAKPHTRFIKTSAEAPLTIAVTAVDETGAVLDKQIACERPLTLYLNWRPIVTLMTLGARPEALALGYMKNQGFIKDLAQLESVIVDWAVSSAAIITREQTDDLDKKLSEKTVTTGCGQGTVYGDLMAGLDDIKLPVPSLKQSTLYGLLRNINDYNETYKNAGAVHGCGLCEGEQIRSFVEDVGRHNAVDTLAGEMWLKDEVGSDKIFYTTGRLTSEMVIKVAKMGIPVLLSRSGVTQMGLELAQQLGITLIARAKGRHFLVYHGAETIDFDATPGKTGQG; this comes from the coding sequence ATGACGGCTGCAAAACCCCACACCCGCTTTATCAAGACCAGTGCCGAGGCCCCCTTAACCATTGCCGTGACTGCGGTGGACGAGACAGGCGCCGTGCTCGACAAGCAAATCGCCTGTGAGCGCCCCCTGACCCTGTATCTTAACTGGCGTCCCATAGTGACTCTGATGACCCTGGGAGCCCGCCCCGAAGCCCTGGCACTGGGATACATGAAAAATCAGGGATTTATCAAAGACCTGGCACAATTGGAGTCTGTGATTGTGGATTGGGCGGTCAGCTCGGCGGCCATCATCACCCGGGAGCAAACCGACGATCTGGACAAAAAGTTATCGGAAAAAACCGTCACCACAGGCTGTGGTCAGGGCACGGTCTATGGCGATCTGATGGCGGGGCTCGACGACATCAAACTGCCGGTGCCCAGCCTCAAACAAAGCACCCTGTACGGGCTGCTGCGAAACATCAATGATTACAACGAAACCTATAAAAATGCCGGCGCAGTGCACGGCTGTGGCCTGTGTGAGGGTGAACAGATACGCTCCTTTGTTGAGGACGTGGGTCGCCACAATGCGGTAGACACGCTAGCCGGCGAGATGTGGCTAAAGGATGAAGTCGGCAGCGACAAGATTTTCTATACCACAGGCCGCTTAACCTCGGAGATGGTGATAAAGGTGGCCAAAATGGGCATACCTGTATTGTTGTCCCGCAGCGGCGTGACCCAAATGGGTCTGGAGCTGGCCCAACAACTCGGAATCACCCTCATCGCCAGAGCAAAAGGCCGGCACTTTTTGGTATATCACGGCGCCGAGACCATAGATTTTGATGCAACCCCAGGGAAGACAGGACAAGGATAA
- a CDS encoding DUF3306 domain-containing protein, whose translation MSDTSRGFLGRWQARREAVAAEEAAELANTQELTDASITAPEVLPTADAALTDAPKVADTPADLSAEVEADGAAEVPAEPLPDPDSIEVGGSFARFMSTDVDPLTRTAALRALWKQPQYNHIDGLIEYALDYSNQPKLSADASMELAKKVFRHVMEATTEEEEPQVAATSAPRGEVLADAEDNLPEEPEQLSQNDLEEVTEAESPVAQGQFNRV comes from the coding sequence ATGAGTGATACTTCCCGCGGTTTTTTGGGACGCTGGCAAGCCCGGCGTGAAGCGGTAGCCGCCGAAGAAGCCGCTGAGCTTGCGAACACGCAAGAGCTTACCGACGCATCGATTACTGCTCCTGAGGTCCTGCCGACGGCTGATGCTGCGCTGACTGATGCCCCCAAAGTGGCTGATACCCCAGCGGACTTAAGCGCGGAGGTTGAAGCTGATGGCGCTGCCGAGGTGCCCGCTGAACCCTTGCCGGATCCCGATTCCATCGAGGTGGGCGGCAGTTTTGCCCGCTTTATGTCGACCGATGTCGATCCACTGACCCGCACGGCTGCCCTGCGCGCCCTGTGGAAGCAACCCCAGTACAACCATATCGACGGCCTGATTGAGTATGCACTCGACTATTCCAATCAGCCCAAACTGAGCGCCGATGCCTCGATGGAGCTGGCGAAAAAGGTGTTCAGGCACGTGATGGAAGCCACCACCGAAGAGGAAGAGCCTCAGGTCGCAGCAACGTCCGCCCCCAGGGGAGAGGTGCTGGCCGATGCGGAGGACAATTTGCCTGAGGAGCCAGAGCAGTTGTCCCAAAATGACCTGGAGGAAGTTACAGAGGCAGAGAGCCCTGTCGCTCAGGGTCAGTTTAACCGAGTTTAA
- a CDS encoding formate dehydrogenase subunit gamma produces MLSKTFNKSLQQLWSVALLAIALVMGPVSGAWAADEQSSQQQAVQTSDADLWRAVKAGESGYTTAQGVEAGVLINVAGNQGKEVRNQYLTPVMGFAVVGVFGAFLLFYLVNGPSKLHHGFSGKLVARWSKADLTIHWVMAIACMLLIFTGLTIMLGRHVLEPYVGSGLWASLIYGSKTVHDFAGPVFMLAWILCVVKWMPLQTFKLYDLKWFLLVGGYINFGPFKGKHPDSGFANAGEKMWFWTLTIFGLFISVTGVMLVLPGLDLPREASMAALLIHAISAIIIIAFTIVHIWMATVLSEGGMECMKSGYCDENWAIQHHNLWYDEIKANGSLKYKD; encoded by the coding sequence ATGTTATCCAAAACGTTTAACAAGTCACTGCAGCAGCTCTGGTCTGTGGCCTTGTTGGCGATAGCTCTGGTGATGGGACCCGTTTCGGGTGCCTGGGCCGCCGATGAGCAATCCAGCCAACAACAGGCTGTGCAAACCAGTGATGCCGATCTGTGGCGTGCGGTAAAAGCCGGTGAATCCGGTTATACCACCGCCCAGGGCGTTGAGGCAGGCGTGCTCATCAACGTGGCCGGTAATCAGGGTAAGGAAGTCCGCAACCAGTATCTGACCCCCGTCATGGGTTTTGCTGTAGTGGGTGTGTTCGGTGCCTTCCTGCTGTTCTATCTGGTCAACGGCCCCTCGAAGCTGCATCACGGCTTCTCGGGTAAGCTGGTGGCACGCTGGAGCAAGGCGGATCTGACTATCCACTGGGTGATGGCCATTGCCTGTATGCTGCTGATCTTCACCGGTTTAACCATCATGCTGGGGCGCCATGTACTCGAACCCTATGTGGGCTCGGGTTTGTGGGCATCGCTCATCTACGGCAGTAAGACAGTGCACGACTTTGCCGGGCCCGTGTTTATGTTGGCCTGGATACTGTGTGTGGTGAAGTGGATGCCGCTGCAAACCTTCAAGCTGTATGACCTTAAATGGTTCCTGCTGGTGGGTGGCTACATCAACTTTGGCCCCTTCAAGGGCAAGCATCCCGACAGTGGTTTCGCCAATGCCGGTGAGAAGATGTGGTTCTGGACCCTGACCATCTTCGGTCTGTTTATCAGCGTGACCGGGGTGATGTTGGTGCTGCCAGGCCTGGATCTGCCGCGGGAAGCCTCAATGGCGGCCCTGCTGATCCACGCCATCAGTGCCATCATCATCATCGCCTTTACCATAGTGCATATCTGGATGGCGACAGTGCTCAGCGAAGGTGGTATGGAGTGTATGAAGTCCGGTTACTGTGATGAAAACTGGGCTATTCAACACCACAACCTCTGGTACGATGAAATCAAAGCCAATGGCAGCTTGAAATACAAGGACTGA
- the rlmF gene encoding 23S rRNA (adenine(1618)-N(6))-methyltransferase RlmF, whose protein sequence is MAPFFSAMTSKKQSQGLPKGPHPDNAHRDGYDFSALVASHPPLKPFVRANAYGNLSIDFALPEAVKALNCALLKHHYGISRWDIPKGFLCPPIPGRVDYLHHLEDLLRQTPGTDGLPLLDIGTGANGIYALLAASRFGRAVVATDIAKASLTNVATILKANPGLEKRISLRFQSNPRHILTGVTQTNEQFAACVCNPPFHASAAEAALGTNRKLEGLAKSRGQRHISGPGKPQTLNFGGQDAELWCDGGERSFLLRLIDESARLPDLCVWFTTLVSKSDNLRPCKRRLEQRGASEIKVIEMQQGQKITRILAWRFESVT, encoded by the coding sequence ATGGCGCCGTTTTTCTCTGCTATGACCTCAAAAAAACAATCCCAGGGGCTGCCTAAGGGGCCGCATCCTGACAATGCCCATCGCGATGGCTATGACTTTTCCGCGCTGGTGGCGAGTCATCCTCCGCTGAAACCCTTTGTGCGCGCCAACGCCTATGGCAATTTGTCCATCGACTTTGCCCTCCCTGAGGCGGTGAAAGCGCTCAACTGCGCCCTCCTGAAGCATCACTATGGCATCAGCCGCTGGGATATTCCCAAGGGCTTTTTGTGCCCCCCAATCCCGGGCCGGGTAGATTATCTGCATCATCTTGAAGATCTGCTCAGGCAAACACCGGGAACCGATGGATTACCCCTGCTGGATATAGGCACGGGAGCCAATGGTATTTATGCGCTGCTGGCGGCGAGCCGATTCGGCCGGGCCGTGGTGGCAACGGATATTGCCAAGGCCTCGCTCACCAATGTGGCGACCATACTCAAAGCCAATCCAGGGCTCGAAAAACGCATTAGTCTGCGTTTTCAAAGCAATCCCAGGCATATTCTTACCGGCGTAACCCAGACAAACGAGCAGTTCGCAGCGTGCGTCTGTAACCCGCCGTTTCATGCCAGTGCCGCCGAAGCGGCCTTGGGGACTAACCGTAAACTCGAAGGATTGGCCAAGAGCCGTGGTCAGCGCCACATCAGTGGGCCGGGTAAGCCGCAGACACTCAATTTTGGTGGTCAGGATGCCGAGCTGTGGTGCGATGGCGGAGAGCGCAGCTTTCTGCTGCGCCTGATTGACGAAAGTGCCCGTCTGCCGGACTTGTGCGTGTGGTTTACGACGCTGGTATCCAAAAGCGATAACCTGCGCCCCTGCAAGCGACGTTTGGAGCAGCGCGGCGCCAGTGAAATCAAGGTGATAGAAATGCAGCAGGGGCAAAAAATCACCCGGATACTGGCCTGGCGCTTTGAGTCTGTTACCTGA
- the fdh3B gene encoding formate dehydrogenase FDH3 subunit beta → MAVMKFLCDTKRCIECNGCVTACKNENDSALEWGIQRRRVVTIRDGEPGEASISVACMHCTDAPCMAVCPANCFYKTDDGIVLHNKDTCIGCGYCFYACPFGAPQFPKKTAFGSRGKMDKCTFCAGGPEENFSDAERQKYGANRIAEGKLPMCAELCATKALLAGDADVVSSIYRERMAARGNPNVIWGYNPQTGEIN, encoded by the coding sequence ATGGCAGTCATGAAATTTCTGTGTGACACCAAGCGCTGCATCGAGTGTAACGGTTGTGTCACCGCTTGTAAGAACGAAAACGACTCCGCTCTCGAGTGGGGTATTCAGCGTCGCCGTGTAGTCACCATCCGTGATGGTGAACCCGGCGAGGCCTCAATCTCGGTTGCCTGTATGCACTGTACCGACGCGCCCTGTATGGCGGTGTGTCCGGCGAACTGCTTCTACAAAACCGACGACGGCATAGTGCTGCACAACAAAGATACCTGTATCGGTTGTGGCTACTGCTTCTACGCCTGTCCGTTCGGTGCGCCGCAGTTCCCGAAAAAGACCGCCTTTGGCAGTCGCGGCAAGATGGACAAGTGCACCTTCTGCGCCGGTGGCCCTGAGGAGAACTTCTCCGACGCCGAACGCCAGAAGTACGGTGCCAACCGTATCGCCGAAGGCAAACTGCCTATGTGCGCCGAGCTGTGTGCCACCAAGGCGCTGCTCGCCGGTGATGCAGATGTCGTATCCAGCATCTACCGTGAGCGTATGGCTGCCCGCGGCAATCCCAACGTGATCTGGGGCTACAACCCTCAGACAGGTGAGATTAACTGA
- a CDS encoding TorD/DmsD family molecular chaperone, protein MTQAIRQVSENDQFRADIYQLLAALLRRAPSAELLAFLQGLDVEDELDNDMTRAWAAIKLAAGQFTPEQLEDEYFVLFLGVGCGEILPYGSWFMTGSLMDTPLALLRQDLAQMGFEREENVKEPEDHVAALCEVMGVLILEAPGYRQLAFYQRHIGSWIDRFCDAVAKAPSSAFYATVAQLAKAFFAVEANEFEQLSLDIPVNCPGSAEIAPASQEAVEVH, encoded by the coding sequence ATGACCCAAGCTATTCGACAAGTATCAGAGAACGATCAGTTCCGGGCAGACATATACCAGTTGTTGGCGGCCTTGTTGCGCCGTGCCCCCTCAGCCGAACTGCTGGCCTTTTTACAGGGCCTGGACGTTGAGGACGAACTGGATAACGACATGACCCGTGCCTGGGCCGCCATCAAGCTGGCAGCAGGTCAGTTCACACCGGAGCAGCTGGAAGACGAGTACTTCGTGCTGTTTCTTGGCGTGGGCTGCGGTGAAATCCTGCCCTACGGCAGCTGGTTTATGACAGGCTCCCTGATGGACACGCCGCTGGCGCTTCTGCGCCAGGATCTGGCCCAGATGGGCTTTGAGCGTGAGGAAAACGTCAAGGAGCCCGAAGATCACGTGGCAGCCCTGTGCGAAGTCATGGGCGTGCTTATCCTCGAAGCCCCAGGCTATCGCCAACTGGCCTTCTATCAGCGCCATATTGGCAGCTGGATAGACCGCTTCTGTGATGCCGTGGCCAAAGCGCCAAGTTCTGCCTTCTACGCCACCGTGGCCCAGCTTGCCAAGGCCTTTTTTGCCGTGGAAGCCAATGAGTTTGAACAGCTGAGTCTGGACATCCCTGTAAATTGCCCGGGCTCGGCCGAGATTGCCCCCGCCAGTCAGGAAGCGGTTGAAGTGCATTAA